Below is a genomic region from Flammeovirgaceae bacterium SG7u.111.
AGCGATTCGAGGTTCAACCTGAATGCGCGTGGACTAGTTTTCCCTTATCGTGCTGCCCGCACCAATACCCCGTATAATTACAAATCGTATTATACAGGAAGGTGGGAAAATATGCGTGCTGTAAAAAGCAAGCACCGTAGCGAATGGGGGCTTACTGCCATCACGGTACTTACCAATAGCACAGCATCTACTGTAACAATTAAGCCAAATGATGGGGAGCAAAAATACTTGATCACCAAGGTGAAAATATTCTATCCCAATCATGATAAAAACCAGTTTGTGCCTTATATCCCAATTGATGAAGACAATTACATTACCAGTTATTTCACGGGAGATGGCTTTGTGGAATATACCTTTGATAAGCCTCTGAACGAGGTAAAGTTGCAATTGCAAAAAACAGCAGATAACCAGACTGAGTTTTTGTTGCAGGGCATGACCCTTGAGAATATGGAACCGGGCATGACGTATCATTCTACGGGTTTGAACGGAGCTGAGGTTGACACCTATTTGCGTTGTAAAGATTTTGCCCGCCAAGTAAAAGTGATCAAGCCTGATTTGGTGATCATTTCCCTGGGTACGAACGATGCCTATATGTACACTTTCAATAGCAGCCTTTTCAAGATGAAGTATAAGCGCTTGCTTGCACAAGTGAGCGAAGCAGCCCCTAGGGCTTCAATCATCCTGACCACGCCGGGCGACGGCTACCGTAGAAGGCGCTATCCTAACAAAAATAATGAGAAAGCTGCCGAGGCTATCATGGAAGTGGCTAATGATTTGAACCTTGCGGTTTGGAACTTCTACGAAGTAATGGGCGGTTATCAATCGGTGAATACTTGGTATAAAAATGGGCTTTCCCAGCGAGATAAATTGCATTTCACTACCAAAGGCTACAACCTTCAGGGCGACTTGTTCTACGAATCGTTGGACAGAACTTACAGGCAATGGCAGTCAGGTGTTTATGGGCAATAAGTTTTTATTACAAATACTTCAAATTACTCCATCGCGCCTGTTTTTCTGAACTTGCCCCCTTTTTCTGGTTGATAAACAAAAGCTCTAATTTTCTCTCTTTCATCAAAATCAATCTCATTTCTTTTTTCTGCCCTAATTGTTGATTAGCTTTCAACTGAAAAATTAAAAGCTATAGCACAGGTTTTTCTTTGTATTGACTTGCTGTTACTATTCCATATATGAAGAGTGTCTTTCAGAAAATGCATAGTCTTAACAGCGGTAAAATGCTGGTATCAGGTGTTTTACTGATTCTTTCTTTCGTGGTGATGGACTTTGTGATTTCCTTAAAAACAAGGGAAGTGACAAGGGGAATGGCCTATGAGCTTGCTTACGAATCGGCGCAGAGCAAGGGGCAATTGCTTAGCAAAGATTTTGAGCTTTCGCTAAACATCACTCGCCAACTCCGAAATATAATGATAGAGTTGAGGGAACGGGAGAAAAACGACAGGTCATTGATGGATAGCATCATGTCAAAGGTCTTAAAGAATAACCAGGAAGTGTATGGGATATGGACGGTGTGGGAGCCTAATGCATTTGATGGGAAAGATTTGGAGTTTGCGAGGCGCGCACATAGCAACGGACGGTTTATGCCCTATTGGCGCAGGGATGGAACGTTGATAAAGAAATACCAATGCTCGGAAAAGGAAACAACAGAACTGTATGCACAAGCTCAAGTCAGTAGGCAAGAAGTGTTTTTAAATCCTCATCATCATATGGTAGAGGAAGATACGATGCTTATTATTTGTTCGCTAGTTCCTATCATAGACCAAGGTGATTTTTTGGGTGTTGTTGGGGTTTATTTTGAGTTGGAAGATTTAAAAAATAGGATTGAAGGTATAGAGGTAAGAGATGGAGGATATGCTTCCTTAGTAGCTAACAATGGAGTGTTTGTGGTGCACCCGGAGCAGGGGTATATTGGTAAGGACATTAACGAGAGGTACGAAGCCGATGCTGTAAAAAAATCGATTGAGAAAGGGCAGTTGTTTACCCACAAAGTGTTTTCAGAATATTTGGGTGAAGAGGTTTACAGGGTGTATGTTCCAGTTGTGATGAAAGATCCGAACGAGCCATGGTCGCTTATTATCAACATACCCGACAAAGCGATTAACGCCAGTTCGCGTGAACTCAGTTTTTATACCTTAGGTATCGGGATGGGGACTACTCTCATTATCTTTTTCTTACTTTTTTATTCAGTAAAAGGTTGGGGGTATGAATTAAAAAGACGACAAGAAGTGAATGCTCGGCTCAGCTCCGTGTTAGAAAGCCCAACGGGAGTCTCTATTTTTTCCATAGACTTATCCAATCAGTACCTTACCTTCAACAAATTGCACGAAAAGCAGATTCAAGAAGAGTATGAGATCACAATTTTTGTGGGAATGGATGTGCAATCTTTTATAAAAGCTCCTTACGACTCCCTTTTGAAAAATGGATTTGCCAAAGCCAAAGAAGGTAGTTCGTATGTGGTGCAGCGGAAATATAAACGTAAGTACTTTGAGGTTATTTTCAACCCTATTTTTGATAAGGATAAAGAGGTGATTGGGATTACCGTTTTTGAAATTGATATCACCAAAAGTAAAACTGCCGAAATGGAGCTGTTGACCTATCGGGATCAGCTGGAAAAGTTGGTGGAGAAGAGAACGGAGGAGTTGAATAGGCAAAAAGACGAGCTTCACGGCCAAAAGGAGCGGATTAAAGAGCTGTTGGAAGACAGCAACCAGAAAAATGAGGAGCTAAACACGACACTTTCCCAACTAAAAAGCACGCAGACGAAGCTTCTTAATTCAGAAAAGCTGGCTTCTTTAGGGCAACTTACCGCAGGTATTGCCCATGAGATAAACAACCCTGTTAATTTTATAAGCTCGAACATCTATCCCCTCCGCAGGGATTTTAGCGATATCAAAAAACTGATAGAGGCAGTGGACAGGTTGCCTGAAAGTGAGGACAAACTTGCTTTGGTAAATGAAATAGTATCACTGAACGAAGAGCTAGAAGTAGATTTCTTGATACAGGAAATAGACCAGATGCTCGATGGCTTAGCGGAAGGGGCTAGAAGAACGAAGGACATTGTCACGGGTCTGAGAAATTTCTCTAGAATGGACGAGGGAGTGTGGGAAATCTACGATTTGCAAGAAGGCTTGGATGCTACGCTCAACCTGCTCAACAATAAGATTAAAAATGAAATAGAGGTAGTGAAAAACTACAGCAAACTATCCCATGTGGAGTGCCAGCCGGGCAAGGTCAACCAAGTGTTTATGAACCTGCTTTCCAATGCTATCCAAGCTATGGAGAACTCTTCCCAGCCTAAAGTATTGACCATTGAAACCAAACAAGAAGAAGAGTACGTGATGATCAGTATCGGCGATGAAGGAAATGGGATGACAGAAGAGGTGAAGAAGAAGATATTTGAGCCTTTTTTCACGACCAAACCTGTAGGCGAAGGGACTGGTTTGGGGCTTTCCATTAGCTATGGCATCATAGAGCAACACGGCGGTAGAATTGATGTAGAAAGCCAAGTAGGAGAAGGAACTACTTTTACCGTTTGGCTACCCGTTTCGAGGGAAATCGGGTTTTAGACCTGCTTTTAGGCTACTTGCGGCTGTGAGGAAAGGTTTCTGTCAATTGATTCTTAAATAATATGAATCCAATTTACAGGGCGGTAAATATTGGGCAATAGCCTCATAGTTAGGTGGGTTAATAGTTGGTTAATTACCCTTGCAAGTTTCAATTTAACCTTGCCAATCAACAAGAATTCCGTAACCTCACCAGTTCAAGAATAAATTCCTTAGTTTTGGAGAAACAAAATGAAATTTATTCCCCTCCCAATGGTTCTTGAAAAAGTATTACAAAAACATTTTGGCTATAGCAGCTTTCGTCCACAGCAAAAGGAGATTATTGAGCATGTGTTGGAAGGTAAGGATGCGGTGGTACTGATGCCTACGGGAGGTGGTAAATCCATTTGTTATCAAGTGCCTGCGTTAGTCAAAGAAGGGCTTACCGTGGTCATTTCCCCACTTATTGCCCTAATGCAAGACCAGGTCCAAAGCTTGCGAGCCAATGGAGTGGAAGCGGCATTTCTCAATTCTAGTTTGAATGCGGAGCAGGAAAGTGAGATTCGGGGGAAGCTAGAAAAAGGCGAGATCAAGCTGTTGTATGTCTCTCCTGAGAAATTGTTTTCAAGAAACTTTCTCGATTACCTAGGCATATTAAAACTTTCCCTTTTTGCCATAGACGAAGCCCATTGTGTGAGTAGCTGGGGGCATCATTTCCGACCCGAATATAAAAAGCTATACATATTAAAAGAAACATTCCCCAATATCCCTGTAGTAGCGCTTACCGCTACTGCCGATAAGGCTGTTCGTTCGGATATTGGTACACTTTTGAAGCTGGACCAGCCCAAATATTTCATCGCCTCTTTCGATCGACCCAACTTATCTCTTGCGGTGTTGCCCGGAAGGAAAAAGTGGGAGCAGATACAAGGGATAGTGGAGAAATACAGGGGGAAAAGCGGTATTGTCTATTGCAGTAGCAGAAAAGCGACGGAATCTCTTGCGGTAAAGCTTCAGGGAATAGGCTTAAAAGCGGATTTCTACCACGCAGGGCTAGATAACTTGACTCGCCACAAAACGCAGGAGGATTTCATCCAAGGAGATTTGGATATAATTTGTGCTACGGTAGCCTTCGGAATGGGCATTGACAAAGCCGATGTTCGGTATGTGATACATAATAATATGCCTGGAAACTTGGAAAGTTATTACCAAGAAATTGGGCGTGCGGGTAGGGATGGGCTTCCCTCCGAAACCGTTCTTTTTTACAGTTACCGTGATGTGCAAACCCATATTGGGTTTATGGAAGACATTACGGACGATGCCTACCGCAAAATCCAGATGGCGAAGCTGGATAGGATGCAAGAGTTTGCCGAGTCGCAGGTGTGCCGAAGGAAGGTGCTCATGACCTACTTTAGCGAGATTCCTGAAGAGGACTGTGGCAATTGCGATGTTTGTAAAAATCCTCCCAAGTACTTCGATGGGACTATGCTGGCGCAAATGGCGCTATCTGCCATGGTACGGACCAAGGAAAAAGTGGGTATCACTACACTGGTAGATATTCTGAAAGGAACGTATTCGAATGCGGTGCAAGAGCATGGCTATTCCCAAATAAAAACCTTTGGTGCAGGAAGGCAAACGACCAATTTTGCTTGGTTGCTTTTTATCCAGCAGTTTATCCAACAGGGAATTGTCGAACTAGATTATAAAGACCATTACAACCTGAAGCTGACAAGGCTGAGTAAAGAAATCCTTTTTGAAGGAAAGAAAGTTCAGCTAGTAACACCAGAAACAATAAAAGAAAGACAAGAACAGCAGAAGCAGGTAAAAATAGAATCAACACCTACAAAAGCTGCCATCAACCCTTCTTTGTTCGAAAAATTGCGGATTCTCCGGAAGGAGCTTGCCGAAGCACAGGGTGTTCCAGCCTTTATGGTTTTTGGGGATGCCAGCCTGAAAGATATGTGCGAAAAGTTGCCCAAGTCTATGCAAGAGTTCTTGAATGTTTCGGGAGTGGGGGAGCACAAAGCTAAGCAGTATGGCGAAGAGTTCTTGAATGTGCTGAGCAAGTTCGGACCTACCCCAAAGCAAAAGGGCGACACACATAAAATTACGCTTTCCATGTACCGAGATGGCAAAAGTGTAGAGGAAATAGCCCAAGAGCGGGGCATCCAACCCACCACGGTGTATTCCCACTTTGCTAAGCTCATTTCCGATGGGGAAGCAGTTGATATTCATGAGCTAGTCTCCGAGGAGGAAATTAAGAAGATGGAAAAGGCTGTAGGTGAACTAGGCTTTCAGGATGCCCTCAAGCCTTACTTTGACTTTTACAACGGGGAACTAGAGTATGGTAAAATTAGGGTGGCATTGAGTTTTCTGAAATTAGAGAACAATGAAAGCTAATTTGGGGAATGGCCATTTTGCCAACTTATTTATCAAAAGGCACATTTGTGATCACTACCTCCAGCGGTAGTTTTTTACGGACAGAAACATAGCAATCGTCGCTTATGGAGCTATCTGCAATGGATAATTCTTCGTTGCATTTATCAGAGTCTTTATATCCCATAACAGTATAGGAAGACCAATTGATTTTGAGGCTTATTGAGTTTCCTCCAGAAATGAATTCAACCGCTTCACTTCCTATGGAGCTTATGGGGGTTCTTGGGTATATATTCCAGCCTTTAGATGGTATTTCGTTATAGATATCATCTAAGGCCAAAAAACTACAATATTTTTCAAGGCTATCCCTATGAGTTGTCATTTCTTCTAACGGTTTGTAAAAAACCAGTTGAATAACCATTCCTTCATATGAGATTTCAATAATATCGTCTTTTTCCTCGGGGCGCTCAGGGTGGTATCGGGTGATAAATGCAGAGGCTTTGTCCCCCTTTACTTTTAAGGAATATTTTTCAGGGTTTTCACTGTACCATCTGTTGATGTTCTCAATCACTTGTTCTTTGGGCAATTGCGCATTTGCTGAGCAAGATGAAAGTAAGAGCAATAAGGGAATTAGAAATTTCATGAGTTGAGCGTTTTGATATGTGAAGGTCATGTTCATTTGTCTTGAATTACATTAGTTAAACGGTACAATTAGTACTCGATTTTACCTCTTTTATTTAAATTAAAAGCTGTGTGGGGATTATTTTTTAAAGTTGGTATTACTTATTCGGTATGCATAATGAGGCAAAGCCGATGAGGATAGTGGCGTTATTTGCAGAGGTTTTATCGAAATAATGGCTGGGGGTTATGATCTGCTTTTTCCCTAATAATGCAACCTGTTCTTCGAATTGTGAAATATTTTTCAGGCACATAATCAGTTGGTTACCTACTCTTATTTAGATTAATTAAAAATAATATTGACAAGTAGGTTTTGCTCAATTACTTTTGCGGGACACTTATTTGAAATGAGTCTAAATAAAAACAAATGAAAAAACAATTTACCTTTCTGATTTTATTTTTGCTTAGTACGCTGGCTTTTGCTCAGAGCGGAACGGTTAAAGGTGTGATCACCGACAATACCCAAACGACTTTGATAGGGGTCAACATAGCATTGAAAAACACAACGGAAGGAGTGCATACCGATGTAAATGGATATTTTGAACTTTCAAATATTTCTGAGGGAGAGTATGTTTTATCTATTTCCTACTTAGGCTTTAAAACGAGGGAGATACCTTTTGCAATTACAAGTGGTGAAACCCTTGATCTGCAGACTATCATTCTATATGAAGGAAATGAAATATTAAGAGAAGTTACAGTTACAGGTGAGCGTATCAACAAGTTTTCGAGGGAAAAAACAGCGTATGTAGCCAAGTTGCCTCTCAAAGATATAGAGAATACGCAAGTTTATAGCACTATAACAAATGACTTGCTTGAGTCTCAGGTAGTCACAAACTTCGACGATGCGTTGAAAAATGCAGTAGGAGTAGAAAAGCTCTGGTCCTCTACTGGTAGAGGTGGGGATGGCGCTGGTTATTTTTCCCTCCGTGGTTTTTCCGTTCAGCCTCAGTTGGTAAATGGCTTGCCAGGCTTGACTAACGGGACTATAAACCCAGCCAATATCGAACGTATAGAGGTTTTGAAAGGTCCTTCGGCCACGTTGTTCGGAAATAGTGTGACTTCTTACGGAGGGCTGATAAATGTAGTGACCAAAAAACCATTTGTTGGTACGGGAGGAGAACTTTCATTTACTTCAGGTACGTATGGACTGAACCAGATAACGGGTGATT
It encodes:
- the recQ gene encoding DNA helicase RecQ, producing the protein MKFIPLPMVLEKVLQKHFGYSSFRPQQKEIIEHVLEGKDAVVLMPTGGGKSICYQVPALVKEGLTVVISPLIALMQDQVQSLRANGVEAAFLNSSLNAEQESEIRGKLEKGEIKLLYVSPEKLFSRNFLDYLGILKLSLFAIDEAHCVSSWGHHFRPEYKKLYILKETFPNIPVVALTATADKAVRSDIGTLLKLDQPKYFIASFDRPNLSLAVLPGRKKWEQIQGIVEKYRGKSGIVYCSSRKATESLAVKLQGIGLKADFYHAGLDNLTRHKTQEDFIQGDLDIICATVAFGMGIDKADVRYVIHNNMPGNLESYYQEIGRAGRDGLPSETVLFYSYRDVQTHIGFMEDITDDAYRKIQMAKLDRMQEFAESQVCRRKVLMTYFSEIPEEDCGNCDVCKNPPKYFDGTMLAQMALSAMVRTKEKVGITTLVDILKGTYSNAVQEHGYSQIKTFGAGRQTTNFAWLLFIQQFIQQGIVELDYKDHYNLKLTRLSKEILFEGKKVQLVTPETIKERQEQQKQVKIESTPTKAAINPSLFEKLRILRKELAEAQGVPAFMVFGDASLKDMCEKLPKSMQEFLNVSGVGEHKAKQYGEEFLNVLSKFGPTPKQKGDTHKITLSMYRDGKSVEEIAQERGIQPTTVYSHFAKLISDGEAVDIHELVSEEEIKKMEKAVGELGFQDALKPYFDFYNGELEYGKIRVALSFLKLENNES
- a CDS encoding ATP-binding protein, coding for MHSLNSGKMLVSGVLLILSFVVMDFVISLKTREVTRGMAYELAYESAQSKGQLLSKDFELSLNITRQLRNIMIELREREKNDRSLMDSIMSKVLKNNQEVYGIWTVWEPNAFDGKDLEFARRAHSNGRFMPYWRRDGTLIKKYQCSEKETTELYAQAQVSRQEVFLNPHHHMVEEDTMLIICSLVPIIDQGDFLGVVGVYFELEDLKNRIEGIEVRDGGYASLVANNGVFVVHPEQGYIGKDINERYEADAVKKSIEKGQLFTHKVFSEYLGEEVYRVYVPVVMKDPNEPWSLIINIPDKAINASSRELSFYTLGIGMGTTLIIFFLLFYSVKGWGYELKRRQEVNARLSSVLESPTGVSIFSIDLSNQYLTFNKLHEKQIQEEYEITIFVGMDVQSFIKAPYDSLLKNGFAKAKEGSSYVVQRKYKRKYFEVIFNPIFDKDKEVIGITVFEIDITKSKTAEMELLTYRDQLEKLVEKRTEELNRQKDELHGQKERIKELLEDSNQKNEELNTTLSQLKSTQTKLLNSEKLASLGQLTAGIAHEINNPVNFISSNIYPLRRDFSDIKKLIEAVDRLPESEDKLALVNEIVSLNEELEVDFLIQEIDQMLDGLAEGARRTKDIVTGLRNFSRMDEGVWEIYDLQEGLDATLNLLNNKIKNEIEVVKNYSKLSHVECQPGKVNQVFMNLLSNAIQAMENSSQPKVLTIETKQEEEYVMISIGDEGNGMTEEVKKKIFEPFFTTKPVGEGTGLGLSISYGIIEQHGGRIDVESQVGEGTTFTVWLPVSREIGF
- a CDS encoding GDSL-type esterase/lipase family protein, with protein sequence MIKVKKVLFLVWIVSAQLAWGQDMAQPEAYGIDSMSASALEMKYDFVRYDLNQLQLFHADALSHYFEKAQRLQRTNDTKLSILHIGDSHIQADIFSGKVRNDFNSDSRFNLNARGLVFPYRAARTNTPYNYKSYYTGRWENMRAVKSKHRSEWGLTAITVLTNSTASTVTIKPNDGEQKYLITKVKIFYPNHDKNQFVPYIPIDEDNYITSYFTGDGFVEYTFDKPLNEVKLQLQKTADNQTEFLLQGMTLENMEPGMTYHSTGLNGAEVDTYLRCKDFARQVKVIKPDLVIISLGTNDAYMYTFNSSLFKMKYKRLLAQVSEAAPRASIILTTPGDGYRRRRYPNKNNEKAAEAIMEVANDLNLAVWNFYEVMGGYQSVNTWYKNGLSQRDKLHFTTKGYNLQGDLFYESLDRTYRQWQSGVYGQ